One segment of Natranaeroarchaeum aerophilus DNA contains the following:
- a CDS encoding tyrosine-type recombinase/integrase, producing the protein MPPQYKAVEECRSEISQYLRQLDTETDDDNSELRDTKSTTRYKQDLRWYDHWLDDAEVNSPVDVTPAQANEVGQTLAREFNGTTDLYRWDRINAFHDWLVRMDYTSSNPFERWNEDKDELFGFSKSSEQSSRLKEAEQYAVSQEETRAMEENVGRNRVRDQLVIRLIWQTGLRRGEASGLVISNIDREQREITVPAPIAKNGKERVVAYQQSLDGLITEWLDYGYRDEKAATADHSRLFVGERGAPLSGERINEIVIDAADEAGFNRKIYADANAPIDEDGDRIPNRWLITAHNIRHGFGTYMINETDAGLWEVSKAMGHSSVKITERIYVEDDPRAGTDHLHKYGPD; encoded by the coding sequence GTGCCACCACAATACAAAGCCGTCGAAGAATGTCGCTCGGAAATCAGCCAGTATCTAAGACAGTTGGATACAGAGACTGACGACGATAATTCAGAGCTGCGCGATACAAAAAGTACTACCAGATACAAACAGGATCTACGATGGTACGACCACTGGTTGGACGACGCTGAAGTCAATTCACCGGTAGATGTAACGCCGGCTCAGGCTAATGAAGTTGGCCAGACATTGGCGCGAGAATTCAATGGGACAACTGACTTGTATCGGTGGGATCGGATAAACGCGTTCCACGATTGGCTAGTGAGAATGGATTATACCAGTTCGAATCCGTTTGAGCGGTGGAACGAGGATAAAGACGAACTATTCGGGTTCAGCAAGAGCTCCGAACAATCGAGTCGTCTCAAGGAAGCCGAACAGTATGCTGTCTCACAAGAAGAGACACGGGCAATGGAAGAGAACGTAGGGCGAAATCGCGTACGAGATCAACTTGTTATACGATTAATTTGGCAGACAGGCCTACGACGCGGCGAAGCGTCAGGATTGGTAATCAGTAACATTGATCGAGAACAGAGAGAAATAACCGTCCCTGCACCTATTGCTAAAAATGGCAAAGAGAGAGTTGTTGCATATCAGCAGTCACTAGATGGGTTGATAACAGAATGGCTGGATTATGGGTATCGGGACGAAAAGGCAGCCACTGCTGATCACTCTCGATTGTTCGTCGGTGAGCGAGGCGCACCACTATCGGGCGAGAGAATCAACGAGATTGTTATTGATGCCGCTGATGAAGCAGGATTCAATCGCAAAATCTACGCAGACGCTAACGCTCCCATTGACGAAGATGGCGATCGGATTCCCAACAGGTGGCTCATAACCGCACACAACATTCGGCACGGATTTGGCACCTACATGATCAACGAAACCGATGCCGGACTTTGGGAGGTGTCTAAGGCTATGGGTCACTCTTCAGTCAAAATAACTGAACGAATCTACGTCGAAGATGACCCGCGGGCAGGGACAGATCATCTCCACAAGTACGGACCTGATTAA
- a CDS encoding HsdM family class I SAM-dependent methyltransferase has product MTPPSSFDIGFVVDRLGDLPEVETVEFQHESVQLRYQNKLIRIRFVDTHRGGRWWMNGGDVDRLFVLLDDNVLEVDEATIYSYELQSVDSEEVLVERFANIFTETAERQPLSWNELADVLAASDLSVIDTPRQVAEIIAGWAVTDSSDSVLDIATGTGTVLSEAADQLNLTIDASSRCVGIDADPFACALARNRLQDIEAANLINTNFFEWNLEHDIDGEQATLTDTEGEVPTKFDAVVGAPPAVRLEHLTSEQRDQLQNWSPSDGRQIGGAYVAKAVTHLKDGGRAAFILPQYVLRDGLIDHLTQTCALHRIVALPLGAFTETRKGFEAVVVSLVKEDRSPEVRETGVAKFNGMELPDNARGLFEQPLDGILANRYNTFNAEIVKAAHNDLDGENLMRLLSSPSIYDVLTAGCFTRLGDLGSDIEVGSGVTSGNNELFYFDPEERDVSGIDDRFFRPLIENLSDDTQSITADEIDQYVLDLQPYLDELPGNATPETDREIIEHLDQNGYDNLVEYLQSAETRPNRTNRSKSSFTLQRRGKFQNPDLVLPEFFDEPQCYTVEVDDAMFESTVIGIRTATQELKVSLQRLLNTPLYSEFLSTFGSPVDVNWYRINLRELRDVPVIEEALTAEVAEKLDAFLPPSDNNDVIGANQVLIEACPTDEAEQAFQQYMASRDDYAWSWFLTLSEIERFQELVDKDRKKAQEFIIERFDRELLDKARQTFNQLEFFEHRRDLLNDLLMEFESNHYRSFLAGITLQFEGILTDLVLKSGGDIVNQNGETKFKLPGENRSQQKNLNNLISTFFDGIFSTFMHENIRQRRNAIAHGDVIEDDQDLAVHFFIAFYALCYASLAEYTRQTTTDRMT; this is encoded by the coding sequence ATGACACCGCCCAGTAGTTTTGATATCGGGTTCGTGGTAGACCGACTGGGTGATCTCCCAGAGGTTGAGACGGTCGAATTCCAGCATGAAAGTGTTCAACTTCGGTACCAGAATAAACTGATCCGTATCAGGTTCGTTGATACTCATCGGGGTGGCCGGTGGTGGATGAACGGTGGTGATGTTGATCGGCTTTTTGTCCTCCTCGATGACAATGTCTTGGAAGTTGACGAGGCAACGATCTATTCGTATGAACTGCAGAGTGTTGACAGCGAGGAGGTTCTTGTCGAACGATTCGCCAACATTTTTACAGAGACAGCTGAGCGTCAGCCTCTCAGTTGGAATGAGTTGGCAGATGTGCTTGCTGCAAGTGATCTATCCGTCATCGATACACCGCGACAAGTCGCTGAGATCATCGCAGGGTGGGCGGTCACAGATTCGAGTGACAGCGTCCTTGATATCGCCACGGGGACAGGTACCGTGCTTTCTGAGGCTGCTGACCAACTCAATCTGACGATCGACGCTTCTTCCAGGTGCGTCGGGATTGATGCAGATCCGTTTGCCTGTGCGTTAGCCCGTAACCGGTTACAGGACATCGAGGCAGCCAATCTCATCAACACAAACTTTTTCGAATGGAACCTAGAGCACGATATTGACGGTGAGCAGGCTACGTTGACAGATACAGAGGGAGAAGTGCCAACCAAATTTGATGCAGTTGTCGGCGCACCGCCGGCTGTCCGGCTCGAACATCTCACATCAGAGCAACGTGACCAGCTTCAAAACTGGTCTCCTAGTGACGGGCGGCAGATCGGTGGGGCCTACGTTGCGAAGGCAGTGACGCACCTCAAAGACGGTGGCCGAGCCGCGTTCATCCTGCCGCAATACGTGTTACGAGATGGTCTGATTGATCATTTGACACAGACTTGTGCATTGCACCGGATCGTGGCGCTACCACTGGGTGCATTCACGGAAACACGGAAAGGGTTCGAAGCAGTCGTCGTGTCTCTGGTGAAGGAGGATCGGTCACCGGAGGTACGTGAAACGGGGGTTGCGAAATTCAACGGGATGGAGTTGCCGGACAATGCCCGGGGCTTATTTGAGCAGCCATTAGATGGGATCCTTGCGAACCGGTACAACACGTTCAATGCCGAGATTGTGAAGGCAGCGCATAACGATTTAGACGGGGAGAACTTGATGCGGTTGCTGTCTTCTCCCTCCATCTACGATGTACTCACAGCAGGTTGCTTTACCCGGTTAGGTGATCTTGGATCTGACATCGAGGTCGGGTCAGGTGTAACCAGCGGTAACAACGAGTTGTTTTATTTCGATCCAGAGGAACGTGATGTGTCGGGGATTGATGACCGATTCTTCCGGCCACTAATTGAGAACCTCTCGGACGACACACAGTCGATTACTGCGGACGAGATCGATCAGTATGTGCTGGATCTCCAGCCGTATCTCGATGAGTTGCCAGGCAATGCTACCCCTGAAACAGACAGAGAAATCATTGAGCATCTGGATCAAAACGGCTACGACAATCTTGTCGAGTATCTCCAATCAGCTGAAACTCGTCCGAACCGAACCAATCGCTCCAAAAGTAGCTTCACATTGCAGCGGCGAGGCAAGTTCCAGAATCCAGATCTGGTGCTTCCCGAATTCTTCGATGAGCCACAGTGCTACACGGTCGAGGTAGATGACGCGATGTTCGAGTCTACCGTGATCGGGATACGGACAGCAACGCAGGAGCTGAAGGTATCCCTGCAGCGTCTCTTGAATACGCCACTGTACAGCGAATTTCTATCAACGTTTGGATCGCCTGTGGATGTAAATTGGTATCGGATCAATCTGAGGGAACTGCGTGATGTCCCAGTGATTGAGGAGGCGTTGACAGCGGAGGTGGCTGAGAAGTTGGATGCGTTTCTCCCACCGTCGGATAATAACGATGTCATTGGAGCGAATCAGGTGTTGATCGAAGCCTGCCCCACAGATGAGGCGGAACAAGCATTCCAGCAGTACATGGCGTCGCGGGACGACTATGCCTGGTCTTGGTTCTTAACCCTATCCGAAATCGAACGGTTTCAAGAGCTTGTTGACAAAGACCGCAAAAAGGCACAGGAGTTCATCATCGAACGGTTCGACCGAGAGCTGCTCGACAAAGCCCGGCAAACGTTCAACCAGTTAGAGTTCTTCGAGCACCGGCGCGACTTACTTAACGACCTGCTTATGGAGTTCGAATCAAACCACTACCGGAGCTTCCTGGCTGGCATCACCCTCCAGTTCGAAGGCATCCTAACCGATCTTGTTCTCAAAAGCGGCGGCGACATCGTCAACCAGAACGGTGAAACAAAATTCAAACTCCCTGGTGAGAACCGGTCACAACAAAAAAACCTGAACAACCTTATCTCAACCTTCTTCGACGGTATCTTCAGCACGTTTATGCATGAGAATATCCGACAGAGACGTAACGCTATCGCTCACGGTGATGTGATTGAAGATGATCAGGACCTCGCGGTTCATTTCTTCATCGCGTTCTACGCCCTTTGCTATGCTTCACTGGCAGAGTACACCCGCCAGACCACCACAGACAGAATGACATAG
- a CDS encoding DUF7344 domain-containing protein produces MMSPVEEGVLTEWETDLSLDTALGLLAEKRCRDIVYHLQEETTPIPIADLAKQIADAESQESSTAPSDLQDSIQTHVHQLHIPKLADADVVVFHRNDNTVELGENAPCIIAIWNTVSDVPGPDDK; encoded by the coding sequence ATGATGTCACCCGTCGAGGAAGGAGTGCTGACGGAATGGGAGACTGACCTCTCTCTGGATACGGCACTTGGCTTGCTGGCAGAGAAGCGTTGTCGGGACATTGTCTATCATCTCCAAGAAGAAACGACGCCGATACCGATAGCCGATCTTGCCAAACAGATTGCTGACGCGGAGTCCCAGGAATCATCCACGGCACCCTCGGATCTCCAGGATAGCATCCAAACCCACGTTCATCAGTTGCATATTCCGAAATTGGCTGACGCTGATGTTGTCGTCTTTCATCGGAATGACAACACCGTCGAACTCGGGGAGAACGCCCCTTGCATCATAGCGATTTGGAACACGGTTTCGGATGTCCCCGGTCCAGATGACAAATGA
- a CDS encoding bacterio-opsin activator domain-containing protein, which translates to MSVLGEFTVPASALAMQQALAKVPEITVEIERIVAHESGTLTPYFWVIGGDMERFKSALEDDPSVMEATRIDILEDETLYRAVWPDNVESVGQAYLEAGATILEASGRNQRWELRLRFDSQGNLSTFHEYCEKNDIPLNVNKIYNPTTAKGGGQFGLTPKQREALVTALDAGFYLVPPDATMTEIAETLGISQQALSKRLRRAHGNIISNVLTIEELVSLE; encoded by the coding sequence ATGAGCGTCCTTGGGGAATTCACTGTGCCGGCCAGTGCGCTGGCAATGCAGCAAGCCCTCGCCAAAGTACCGGAAATAACTGTGGAGATCGAGCGGATCGTCGCGCACGAGAGTGGGACTCTAACCCCGTATTTTTGGGTTATTGGTGGTGATATGGAGCGGTTCAAATCCGCTCTCGAGGACGATCCATCTGTCATGGAAGCTACCCGCATTGACATCCTTGAAGACGAGACGCTTTATCGGGCCGTATGGCCGGATAATGTCGAATCTGTCGGTCAGGCGTATCTTGAGGCAGGCGCAACCATACTAGAAGCGTCGGGCCGTAATCAGAGATGGGAACTTCGACTGCGATTTGACAGCCAGGGAAACCTCTCGACCTTCCACGAGTATTGCGAGAAAAACGACATTCCGCTGAACGTGAATAAAATATACAATCCCACGACCGCCAAGGGCGGCGGACAGTTCGGCCTCACCCCCAAACAGCGCGAAGCTCTCGTCACTGCCCTTGATGCCGGCTTTTATCTAGTCCCTCCGGATGCCACGATGACGGAAATTGCTGAAACCCTCGGGATCTCCCAACAGGCTCTTTCTAAACGCCTCCGTCGAGCCCATGGGAATATCATCAGTAATGTCCTAACTATCGAGGAACTCGTCTCGCTTGAGTAG
- a CDS encoding DUF7563 family protein gives MPECHNCGAHLTPEYVRVFGDSSGSVPICIHCAPNAEARDAIADNE, from the coding sequence ATGCCTGAGTGTCATAACTGTGGCGCGCACCTCACTCCGGAGTATGTTCGTGTTTTCGGTGATTCGAGCGGCTCAGTCCCGATCTGTATTCATTGTGCACCGAACGCTGAGGCGAGGGATGCCATAGCTGATAATGAGTGA